The DNA segment GCAGAACTTTTAAATAAATATAAAAATAAAATAATAGCTGTAAGAGGGAACTGTGATAGTGAAGTTGATCAGATGGTTTTAAATTTTCCAATAAGAGCTGATTATAATATAGTTTTCTGGGAAAATAAAAAAATCTTTCTTACTCATGGGCATATTTATAATATTGATATCCCTCTTCCTATGGAAGAAGGAGATATAATGGTATATGGTCATTTTCATGTTCCAATGATAGAGAAAAAAGATGGAAAAATATTTTTAAATCCAGGATCAATATCTCTGCCAAAAGAAAATAGTTTAAATTCTTTTGGCGTTTTTGAAGATGGAAAATTTTACATAAAAGATATGGAAGAAAATATTTTAATGGAAACGGAATTATAAAAATAACGGCAGATTGATTTAATTTTCAGTCTGCCATTTTATATTATTCTATTGGAAGATTATGCTGCTTCATATAAAAAAAATTCCCTGCTGAATTATCAGCAAGGATTATTTACAAATGGTGCCTAGAAATAGATTCGAACTATCGACCGTACGGGTATGAACCGTATGCTCTAGCCAACTGAGCTATCTAGGCATGGTGGAGATAAGCGGGATCGAACCGCTGACCTACGCAGTGCAAGTGCGTCGCTCTCCCAAACTGAGCTATATCCCCAAGCACAAGAGTAATAATATCATAAAATAAAAAAATTGTCAATAAAAAATATTTATTATT comes from the Fusobacterium perfoetens genome and includes:
- the yfcE gene encoding phosphodiesterase, translated to MKLLVISDIHGSLFYLKKIIRIFEKNRYDKIIILGDELYHGPRNPLPLEYNPKEAAELLNKYKNKIIAVRGNCDSEVDQMVLNFPIRADYNIVFWENKKIFLTHGHIYNIDIPLPMEEGDIMVYGHFHVPMIEKKDGKIFLNPGSISLPKENSLNSFGVFEDGKFYIKDMEENILMETEL